A stretch of the Polaribacter pacificus genome encodes the following:
- a CDS encoding O-antigen ligase family protein, translated as MRLLDRYIVFSSVFALFTEDFSFHYGIDWKLFYLIIAINFLILSIKKNLFLHKNIGVVLGFLAVHGVVSFIIFKNPFSSLISQLVGISFCSIYYYSFLRTYGSKFLFKEYANTAFYLAILALPMFVLKINMFTPGRLNGIMSEPAHYATVMLPALYVLFRQKHFYKAAIIFVTILLSKSFIGFIGVFLILVIPLLKVKYFLKYAIVVFAVLCASGYYISLYWNEKPIEGNENFLVLRIKDTQASLEAVYTGKFENTTNLSSYALLSNTFIASHIFYEHPLGTGLGSYQYEYQKRYNLLSPPPYLIELKQSKINQQDANSLFLRILADLGVFGLLFVGFFVYKSILLFKKDTRVIQQGAFFYLAIKLVREGHYFPPEFYFLTLIFLKDFDEDTTYS; from the coding sequence ATGCGACTGTTAGATAGATATATCGTTTTTAGTAGTGTTTTTGCATTATTTACCGAAGACTTTAGTTTTCATTACGGTATTGATTGGAAACTTTTCTATCTAATTATTGCGATTAACTTTTTAATACTTTCTATAAAAAAGAACCTTTTTTTACATAAAAATATTGGAGTTGTTTTAGGGTTTTTAGCGGTTCATGGAGTTGTTTCATTTATCATTTTTAAGAATCCTTTTTCTTCGTTGATTTCACAATTAGTAGGGATTAGTTTTTGTAGTATTTATTATTATAGTTTTTTAAGGACCTACGGTTCTAAATTTCTTTTTAAAGAATATGCTAACACTGCATTTTATTTGGCAATACTTGCGTTACCGATGTTTGTTTTAAAAATAAACATGTTTACACCAGGAAGATTAAATGGCATCATGTCAGAACCGGCACATTATGCAACTGTTATGCTTCCTGCCTTGTACGTTTTGTTTCGACAAAAGCATTTTTATAAAGCTGCTATAATTTTTGTCACAATTTTGCTTTCAAAATCTTTTATAGGGTTTATTGGTGTTTTTTTAATTCTAGTAATTCCCCTTTTAAAGGTAAAATACTTTTTAAAGTATGCAATCGTGGTTTTTGCTGTTTTATGTGCCAGTGGATATTATATTAGTCTTTATTGGAATGAAAAACCAATTGAAGGTAACGAGAATTTTTTGGTACTTAGAATTAAAGATACCCAAGCCTCTTTAGAGGCGGTGTATACAGGAAAATTTGAAAACACGACCAATTTAAGCTCTTATGCCTTATTAAGCAATACATTTATTGCTTCCCATATTTTTTATGAGCACCCACTAGGAACAGGTTTGGGATCATATCAGTATGAATATCAAAAAAGATATAACTTATTAAGCCCGCCGCCTTATTTAATTGAGTTGAAACAGTCAAAAATAAATCAGCAGGATGCCAATTCATTATTTTTAAGAATACTTGCAGATTTAGGAGTTTTCGGATTACTATTTGTTGGTTTTTTTGTGTATAAGAGTATTTTATTATTTAAAAAGGATACCAGAGTAATACAACAGGGAGCCTTCTTTTATTTAGCAATTAAATTAGTGAGAGAAGGTCATTATTTTCCACCAGAATTTTATTTTTTAACCCTTATATTTTTAAAAGATTTTGATGAAGATACTACATATAGTTGA
- a CDS encoding glycosyltransferase: MKILHIVEDFSLESGGVRTVVKALNSELISNGYDSLILSEKKEKEDDVVVVKGRDLPWKYSKNWSRTLLDIHKSKPIDCIHIHGVWMYPQFIASKFAIEHKIPFVLSPHGMYEPWLWKQGGLKKKLYFNLLAKKKFSKSAVLHAITKSEKENLQHLFADSTVQEIPNLIKTRQVGFEDKLEKKTSEKYLLFIGRLDPIKGIDVFIKAFSQLSSNEFTLKIAGAFNSYKNELESYVKECNLDKGKVEFLGFVKEKTVLIENAFIVVTPSHSEVIGMVNLEAAILKTPVISTHQTGLDPGWNSNGGMLVNPTVSEVTAALKTALSWTVLERNEYGNTLSDFVTKKYSWEHRLLDWVHLYENLKDG; the protein is encoded by the coding sequence ATGAAGATACTACATATAGTTGAAGATTTTTCGCTAGAAAGTGGAGGGGTAAGAACGGTTGTTAAAGCCTTGAATTCAGAACTCATATCTAACGGCTACGATTCTTTAATTCTATCTGAAAAGAAAGAAAAAGAAGACGATGTAGTTGTTGTTAAAGGTAGAGATTTACCATGGAAATACTCAAAGAATTGGTCTCGTACCTTATTAGATATACACAAGAGCAAGCCCATTGATTGTATTCATATTCATGGAGTATGGATGTATCCGCAATTTATTGCATCAAAATTTGCTATAGAACATAAGATTCCTTTTGTGCTTTCTCCACACGGAATGTATGAGCCATGGTTATGGAAACAAGGAGGGTTAAAAAAGAAATTATATTTTAATCTTTTAGCAAAAAAGAAGTTTAGTAAATCAGCAGTTTTACATGCGATAACCAAATCAGAGAAAGAGAATTTACAGCACTTATTTGCAGACTCAACAGTTCAAGAAATTCCAAATTTAATTAAAACTAGACAAGTTGGTTTCGAAGATAAATTAGAAAAAAAAACCAGCGAAAAATACCTATTATTTATAGGTCGATTAGATCCCATAAAAGGCATAGATGTATTTATTAAAGCCTTTTCTCAACTATCTTCAAATGAGTTTACACTTAAAATAGCGGGTGCTTTTAACTCTTATAAAAATGAATTAGAAAGCTATGTAAAGGAATGTAATCTTGATAAAGGCAAGGTTGAGTTTTTAGGTTTTGTGAAAGAGAAAACGGTCCTAATAGAGAATGCTTTTATTGTTGTTACGCCATCGCATTCTGAAGTTATTGGAATGGTAAATTTAGAAGCAGCAATCTTAAAGACACCTGTAATTTCTACCCATCAAACAGGATTGGATCCAGGCTGGAACTCAAACGGGGGCATGTTAGTAAATCCAACTGTCTCAGAAGTTACAGCAGCACTTAAAACAGCTTTAAGCTGGACAGTTTTAGAAAGAAATGAATATGGAAATACGCTTAGTGATTTTGTTACTAAAAAGTATTCTTGGGAACATCGACTTTTAGATTGGGTACATTTGTATGAAAATTTAAAGGATGGATAA
- a CDS encoding O-antigen ligase family protein — protein sequence MDKAIKQITKGLFLALAMFPLMKENIGSLSIILCALFVIYDVVRLKKPRKVTKELLLFTLVFWMYFLHAIFTLDSSLDTILFHLPFLIFPLLFFYRPVYINAAFLEKSLLVYKASLLLQCALFLITFLKENTLAQVFEISNENIPFFRTYVTEHAFVEIHPTYFSMLLLISLSLSLFYKYKEKSISQKWFNRINILCATVFIFIYASKAVMLILGLTVLVYVFQLLKSKNPKKAGIQIAGIFLLGILLIFSFKNILIDRFDEVRTEINRPLVGDYHNSINIRVAIFHCSKKLFSSLPVFGYGSSLQAELNECYEANYDSNFYKISTYNTHNYYVHLLLYGGWLFLLTFLLYFLFLFRKFNKSTIVLLFLTQVLLINLSENFFSRHYGIIIFMYFVTLFSVLQKEQVKKKENIV from the coding sequence ATGGATAAAGCAATTAAACAAATTACAAAAGGGCTTTTTTTAGCGCTAGCAATGTTTCCATTAATGAAAGAGAACATTGGGTCTTTGAGCATTATTTTATGTGCTCTTTTTGTGATTTATGACGTTGTTAGATTAAAGAAACCTAGAAAAGTAACAAAAGAATTACTCTTGTTTACTCTTGTGTTTTGGATGTATTTTCTACATGCAATTTTCACACTTGATTCTAGTTTAGATACCATATTATTTCATCTCCCTTTTTTAATTTTTCCATTATTGTTTTTTTATAGACCAGTATATATAAATGCTGCTTTTTTAGAAAAGTCACTCCTTGTATATAAAGCAAGCTTATTGCTTCAATGTGCTCTTTTCTTAATAACTTTTTTAAAAGAAAATACTTTAGCACAAGTGTTTGAAATTAGTAATGAAAACATTCCATTTTTTAGAACCTATGTAACAGAGCATGCATTTGTAGAAATTCATCCAACGTATTTTTCTATGCTTTTGCTAATTAGTTTGTCCTTGTCTCTTTTTTATAAGTATAAAGAAAAATCAATCAGTCAAAAATGGTTTAATAGAATTAATATACTCTGTGCAACTGTCTTTATTTTTATCTATGCTTCTAAGGCCGTGATGCTTATTTTAGGGCTTACAGTATTGGTGTATGTTTTTCAGTTACTAAAAAGCAAGAACCCCAAAAAAGCTGGGATACAAATTGCCGGTATTTTTTTACTTGGAATTTTGCTGATTTTTTCATTTAAAAATATTCTTATAGATCGATTTGATGAGGTTCGAACCGAAATAAATAGACCTTTGGTGGGTGATTATCACAATTCAATAAATATCCGTGTTGCCATCTTTCATTGTTCAAAAAAATTATTTTCTAGCTTGCCCGTATTTGGGTACGGATCTTCTTTGCAAGCTGAGTTAAATGAATGTTATGAGGCCAACTACGATAGTAATTTTTATAAGATTTCTACCTACAATACACATAACTATTATGTTCATTTGCTTTTATATGGTGGTTGGCTTTTTTTATTGACTTTTCTACTGTACTTCCTTTTCCTTTTTAGAAAATTTAACAAATCAACCATTGTTTTGTTGTTTTTAACACAGGTATTGCTTATAAATCTTTCCGAAAACTTCTTTTCTAGACATTATGGAATTATAATTTTTATGTACTTTGTAACACTGTTTAGTGTGCTGCAAAAAGAGCAAGTAAAAAAGAAAGAAAATATCGTATGA
- a CDS encoding NAD-dependent epimerase/dehydratase family protein, protein MKKKILVTGGSGFIGTNLIDFYKDSSEILNIDIVKPRNKAHLVYWEKVDILELKNLTKKIEEFSPDIIFHMAARTDLEGKTLQAYEANTTGVKNIISAIENVENLEKIIFASSRLVCEIGYEPKDEFDYKPSTIYGESKIIGEKIVRESTALQADWILVRPTSLWGPWFEIPYKNFFTSIKKKLYFHPKGKEIYKKFGFVLNSVYILDAFLKDSSLHSKTVYLSDFKALEVGHWANLISQDFHHKNTKQLPYFLLKAIAVLGDLAKKGGYKNPPLTTFRLNNLVTPMDFNTLEVQNIVGELPFTLRQATKITCTWLKEH, encoded by the coding sequence ATGAAAAAGAAAATCTTAGTAACAGGAGGTTCTGGTTTTATCGGAACTAATCTGATTGATTTTTATAAAGATTCTAGCGAAATTTTAAATATTGATATTGTAAAGCCACGCAATAAAGCACACCTTGTTTATTGGGAAAAAGTAGACATACTTGAGCTCAAAAACCTCACTAAAAAAATTGAAGAATTTTCTCCAGATATTATTTTTCATATGGCAGCACGAACCGATTTAGAGGGTAAAACATTGCAAGCGTATGAGGCAAATACAACGGGAGTAAAAAACATAATTTCTGCTATTGAAAACGTTGAAAATCTAGAAAAAATAATTTTTGCATCTAGCAGATTGGTTTGTGAAATAGGGTATGAGCCAAAAGATGAATTTGATTATAAACCTTCTACAATTTATGGTGAAAGTAAAATAATTGGTGAGAAAATTGTTAGAGAATCTACTGCATTACAAGCAGATTGGATACTTGTAAGACCAACTTCTTTATGGGGACCTTGGTTTGAAATACCGTATAAGAATTTTTTTACAAGCATAAAAAAGAAGCTATATTTTCATCCAAAAGGAAAAGAAATTTACAAAAAATTTGGCTTTGTTTTAAACAGCGTTTATATTTTAGATGCATTTTTAAAAGACAGCTCCTTGCATTCAAAAACAGTTTATTTATCTGATTTTAAAGCTTTAGAAGTAGGTCATTGGGCCAATTTAATTTCACAAGATTTTCATCATAAAAACACAAAACAATTACCCTATTTTTTGTTAAAAGCAATTGCAGTATTGGGTGATTTAGCTAAAAAGGGTGGGTATAAAAATCCACCATTAACAACATTCCGATTAAACAACTTAGTAACACCTATGGATTTTAATACTTTAGAAGTGCAAAATATTGTAGGAGAATTGCCGTTTACATTAAGGCAAGCGACAAAGATCACCTGTACATGGTTAAAAGAGCACTAG
- a CDS encoding WcaF family extracellular polysaccharide biosynthesis acetyltransferase, producing the protein MVKRALEYQNLKAFSVPKGFRGKSKLVVQLWWIIESTLFAWSPQFFYGWRRFLLRSFGAKIGKNVLIRSSVRCTYPWKISIGDYSWIGENCTLYSLGEISIGENVAIAHDVYLNTGSHDYQSTKFEIGAKKVIVEDECWITNDVYVAPGVTIEKGCVVGARSSVFKSLPEGWVCYGNPAKPIKKRIEKETHHYRD; encoded by the coding sequence ATGGTTAAAAGAGCACTAGAATATCAAAATTTAAAAGCTTTCTCTGTACCTAAAGGGTTTAGAGGAAAATCGAAACTAGTGGTGCAACTTTGGTGGATTATTGAGAGCACCCTATTTGCATGGTCACCTCAATTTTTTTATGGATGGCGTCGATTTTTGCTGCGTTCTTTTGGCGCTAAAATTGGCAAAAATGTTTTAATCCGTTCATCTGTAAGATGTACATATCCATGGAAAATCTCAATAGGTGATTATTCTTGGATTGGAGAAAATTGTACTTTATATAGTCTAGGAGAAATTAGTATTGGAGAAAACGTTGCTATTGCACACGATGTTTACTTGAATACCGGGTCGCATGATTATCAATCTACAAAATTTGAAATTGGAGCAAAAAAAGTAATAGTAGAAGATGAATGTTGGATTACAAACGATGTGTATGTTGCGCCAGGTGTAACCATAGAAAAGGGCTGTGTTGTAGGTGCTAGAAGCAGTGTTTTTAAAAGTTTACCTGAAGGATGGGTCTGCTATGGAAACCCCGCAAAACCAATAAAAAAAAGAATTGAAAAAGAAACTCACCATTATAGGGATTAA
- a CDS encoding WcaI family glycosyltransferase, whose protein sequence is MKKKLTIIGINYYPEDTAIGLYTSQLATYFNNEGVEVSVLTGFPYYPSWKISKSYKNKSWFYKENINGVQVYRYKQYVPQRPTFLRRIFHLLDFTFGTFINLFKIQKADVVLCIVPFTSTIFLGSILAKLKKAKLWIHIQDFEFDAASDSEMTKKKSKTSIFYKVLFRVEKRLLQAADVRSTISHSMLKKLVSKNADKKSVLLPNWVDLSTIDPVLSTRHHYLKSDGFKILYSGNIGEKQDWEFFLQFAKQLEKNKQIELIIVGDGSKRSWLENELIGSKNVTLYPPVPYSELSDLLCSADLHFLFQKGDIIDAVMPSKILGMMASEKPSLITGNLNSEVSTIISESKAGAYFSSSELIKVLDFVSLVERDLSLRKEFGINARKYVSKNFSKDEVLKQFKRVLETI, encoded by the coding sequence TTGAAAAAGAAACTCACCATTATAGGGATTAATTATTATCCAGAAGATACAGCAATTGGTTTGTACACTTCACAATTGGCAACTTATTTTAATAACGAGGGTGTTGAGGTAAGTGTTCTTACAGGATTTCCGTATTATCCTTCCTGGAAAATTAGCAAATCATATAAAAACAAAAGTTGGTTTTATAAAGAAAACATAAACGGAGTCCAGGTGTATAGATACAAGCAATATGTACCTCAAAGACCTACTTTTTTAAGACGAATTTTTCATTTACTAGACTTTACTTTTGGTACGTTTATCAATCTTTTTAAAATACAGAAAGCAGATGTCGTATTGTGTATTGTACCATTTACCAGCACAATTTTTTTAGGCTCAATTTTAGCAAAATTAAAAAAAGCAAAATTGTGGATTCATATTCAAGATTTTGAGTTTGATGCTGCATCAGATTCAGAGATGACCAAAAAAAAATCCAAAACATCTATTTTTTATAAAGTTTTGTTTCGGGTAGAAAAAAGGCTCTTACAAGCCGCAGATGTAAGAAGTACTATTAGTCATTCTATGTTAAAAAAATTAGTATCAAAGAATGCAGACAAAAAAAGTGTTTTATTGCCAAACTGGGTAGATTTAAGCACTATTGACCCTGTTTTATCGACTAGACATCATTATTTAAAATCGGATGGGTTTAAAATATTGTATTCAGGTAATATTGGAGAAAAACAAGATTGGGAGTTTTTCCTTCAATTTGCAAAACAATTAGAGAAAAATAAGCAGATAGAATTAATAATAGTTGGTGATGGGAGCAAAAGATCTTGGCTAGAAAATGAATTGATAGGTAGTAAAAATGTGACCCTATACCCACCAGTTCCATACAGTGAATTATCTGATTTACTTTGCTCAGCTGATTTACATTTCCTTTTTCAAAAAGGAGACATTATAGACGCAGTAATGCCATCAAAAATTTTAGGGATGATGGCGAGTGAAAAACCTTCATTGATCACTGGAAATCTAAACTCTGAGGTGTCAACAATTATTAGCGAATCAAAAGCAGGAGCTTATTTTAGCAGCTCAGAGTTAATCAAAGTACTAGATTTTGTGTCACTTGTTGAAAGAGACCTAAGCTTAAGAAAAGAATTTGGCATAAATGCTCGAAAATATGTTTCTAAAAATTTTTCGAAAGATGAAGTTTTAAAACAATTTAAAAGAGTACTAGAGACTATCTAA
- a CDS encoding exopolysaccharide biosynthesis polyprenyl glycosylphosphotransferase: MKTTGKKYSIFIKPLIILFDVLILNSIVYYYSGLAYLNVQFISYMIASWLFIAYYTKFYNVYRYTHVLKLVSLIGAQFFIFILSFYAYFSLFNEGNVANRQLEIVVSIVSVISFFKFLSFFLLKKYRLGGKNYRNVIVLGDNTSAKNIAKLFTQRPDLGYRFLGFFSNKEAKSKKYLGTIEMVFKYLLEETVDEIYCEVSALPQDEFIKIRAFANLHKIEIRLIPETKAIYSKDYILEYYGTLPVLKPKQLPFEKSETHFIKRIFDFLFSLFVCVFILSWALPILYVLVKIDSRGPFLFKQKRDGIQGNQFVCFKIRTMNNGLNSKSTSMSNSDIKITKIGTFLRKTSLDELPQFFNVLKGDMSVVGPRPHILIQTEKYIKEIDNYIVRNSVKPGITGLAQVSGYRGEVLKKEDIKNRVKYDIFYIENWSFLLDVKIIIQTVFNVFRGDEKAY, from the coding sequence ATGAAAACAACGGGAAAGAAATATTCTATTTTTATAAAACCATTGATCATCCTTTTTGATGTTTTAATACTAAACAGTATTGTTTATTATTATTCAGGCTTAGCATATTTGAATGTTCAGTTTATATCCTATATGATAGCTTCATGGCTGTTTATCGCTTATTATACTAAGTTTTATAATGTATATAGGTATACGCATGTCTTAAAGCTGGTATCGTTAATCGGGGCTCAGTTTTTTATTTTTATTTTGTCTTTTTATGCTTATTTCAGCCTTTTTAATGAAGGCAATGTGGCAAACAGACAATTAGAAATAGTAGTTTCTATAGTATCAGTAATTTCTTTTTTTAAGTTCTTATCGTTTTTTTTATTAAAAAAATATCGACTTGGAGGCAAAAACTATAGGAATGTAATTGTCCTTGGAGACAATACCTCAGCAAAAAACATTGCAAAATTATTTACTCAAAGACCTGATTTGGGCTATCGATTTTTGGGTTTTTTTTCTAATAAAGAAGCAAAATCAAAAAAATATTTAGGAACCATTGAAATGGTTTTTAAGTATCTTTTAGAAGAGACGGTAGATGAAATTTATTGTGAAGTATCTGCTTTACCACAAGATGAGTTTATAAAAATTAGAGCTTTCGCAAATTTGCATAAAATCGAAATTAGATTGATACCTGAGACTAAGGCGATTTATAGTAAAGACTATATTTTAGAATATTATGGTACTCTTCCAGTTTTAAAACCAAAGCAATTGCCTTTTGAAAAAAGTGAAACACATTTTATAAAAAGGATTTTTGATTTTCTATTTTCACTATTTGTCTGTGTTTTTATTTTGTCGTGGGCCTTGCCTATTTTATATGTTTTAGTGAAAATTGATTCAAGGGGCCCATTTTTATTTAAACAAAAAAGAGATGGGATTCAGGGAAATCAATTTGTGTGTTTTAAAATAAGAACGATGAATAATGGATTGAATTCAAAGAGCACATCCATGTCAAATAGCGACATTAAAATTACAAAAATCGGTACTTTTCTTCGCAAAACGAGTTTGGATGAATTGCCTCAGTTTTTTAATGTTTTAAAAGGAGATATGAGTGTTGTAGGACCAAGACCGCACATTCTTATTCAAACAGAAAAATACATTAAAGAAATTGATAATTATATCGTTAGAAACTCTGTAAAACCAGGTATTACAGGCTTGGCTCAAGTTAGCGGATATCGAGGTGAGGTTCTGAAAAAAGAAGATATTAAAAATCGGGTAAAATATGATATTTTTTATATAGAAAACTGGTCTTTTTTATTAGATGTAAAAATTATAATACAAACAGTTTTTAATGTTTTTAGGGGTGATGAAAAAGCGTATTAA
- a CDS encoding glycosyltransferase, producing the protein MSESIEISASIVLYKENIKELEKTIESFLSIDLPKKLYLIDNTVDKQFDNVFINKQIEYIGFGKNVGFGMGHNMILNKIEKTSSFHLILNPDVIFSKEVIPTLIEALKRDPSVAMVAPRVLFPNGEHQFSCRRYPTILELFARRFKFFSGTFKEKISKGVYSDKDLSAPFFAEYLTGCFQLYRTRDLIDLKGFDERYFLYMEDVDICKKIDVLGKKKLYFPQVVIYHVLKKGSEKNLSLFLRHSLSIIQYFKKWKN; encoded by the coding sequence ATGAGTGAAAGCATAGAAATATCAGCATCTATAGTTCTTTATAAAGAAAACATAAAAGAACTAGAAAAAACAATAGAAAGCTTTTTAAGTATAGATTTGCCTAAAAAATTATATTTAATTGACAATACTGTTGATAAACAATTTGACAATGTTTTTATCAATAAACAGATTGAATATATTGGCTTTGGAAAAAATGTTGGTTTTGGAATGGGCCACAATATGATCTTAAACAAGATTGAAAAAACATCTAGTTTTCACTTAATTTTAAATCCTGATGTTATATTTTCAAAAGAGGTCATTCCAACGCTTATAGAAGCATTAAAAAGAGATCCTAGTGTTGCAATGGTAGCCCCAAGGGTGTTATTCCCGAACGGTGAACATCAGTTTTCTTGTAGAAGATATCCAACTATTTTAGAATTGTTTGCAAGGCGATTTAAGTTCTTTTCAGGAACATTTAAAGAAAAAATAAGCAAAGGTGTTTATAGTGATAAAGACCTAAGTGCTCCTTTTTTTGCAGAGTATTTAACAGGGTGTTTTCAATTGTATAGAACAAGGGATCTTATCGATTTAAAAGGCTTTGACGAACGTTATTTTTTATATATGGAAGATGTGGATATTTGTAAAAAAATAGATGTATTAGGGAAGAAAAAACTATACTTTCCGCAAGTAGTAATTTACCATGTTCTAAAAAAGGGCTCAGAAAAAAACCTTTCACTTTTTCTTAGACACAGCTTGTCAATTATCCAATACTTTAAGAAATGGAAAAATTAA
- the purD gene encoding phosphoribosylamine--glycine ligase, with protein MNILILGSGGREHAFALKLAESNKVNKLFVAPGNAGTTQIATNITIDPTNFKAVKETVLENKINMVVVGPEAPLVNGVHDFFLADDDLKNISVIGPKKDGALLEGSKDFSKIFMEKHNIPTARYQSFTKENLAAGFAFLETLTAPYVLKADGLAAGKGVLILDSLAEAKKELEEMLTNQKFGEASSTVVIEEFLDGIELSVFVLTDGKSYKILPSAKDYKRIGEGDEGLNTGGMGAISPVPFASDEFLKKVEERIVIPTVNGLQKDGIDYRGFIFIGLMNVAGNPQVIEYNVRMGDPETEAVLPRIESDLFDLFEGVANQTLHEKSFSITPKTATTVMLVSGGYPEAYEKNKEISGIENIENSIVFHAGTKLENGKVFTNGGRVMAITSFGDTIEEALKLSYSSIDKISFDKMNYRKDIGFDLI; from the coding sequence ATGAATATTTTAATCTTAGGTTCTGGAGGAAGAGAACATGCTTTTGCATTAAAACTAGCTGAAAGTAACAAGGTAAATAAACTTTTTGTAGCTCCTGGAAATGCAGGAACAACTCAAATTGCAACGAATATTACTATTGATCCAACTAATTTTAAAGCGGTAAAAGAAACCGTCTTAGAGAACAAAATCAACATGGTTGTTGTTGGACCAGAAGCGCCATTAGTAAATGGAGTTCACGACTTTTTCTTGGCAGATGATGATTTGAAAAACATCTCTGTTATCGGACCTAAAAAAGATGGTGCCTTGTTAGAAGGAAGTAAAGATTTTTCAAAAATCTTTATGGAAAAACACAATATTCCTACAGCGCGATACCAATCGTTTACAAAAGAAAACTTAGCGGCAGGTTTTGCCTTTTTAGAAACCTTAACTGCTCCCTATGTTTTAAAAGCCGATGGTTTAGCAGCCGGAAAGGGTGTACTAATTTTAGATTCTTTAGCGGAAGCAAAAAAAGAATTAGAAGAAATGCTTACTAACCAAAAATTTGGAGAGGCTTCATCAACTGTTGTCATTGAAGAGTTTTTAGATGGGATTGAATTATCTGTTTTTGTGCTAACTGATGGGAAAAGCTATAAGATTTTACCATCAGCTAAAGATTACAAACGCATCGGAGAAGGAGATGAAGGGTTAAATACAGGTGGTATGGGAGCAATTTCTCCTGTTCCTTTTGCATCTGATGAGTTTTTAAAGAAAGTTGAAGAACGAATCGTAATCCCTACCGTAAATGGATTGCAAAAAGACGGAATTGATTACCGTGGATTTATTTTTATTGGTTTGATGAACGTTGCTGGAAATCCACAGGTAATAGAATACAATGTAAGAATGGGCGATCCAGAAACAGAAGCTGTTTTACCGAGAATTGAGTCTGATTTATTCGATTTATTTGAAGGTGTAGCCAATCAAACACTACATGAAAAATCGTTTTCTATCACTCCAAAAACAGCAACAACAGTCATGTTGGTTTCAGGAGGCTACCCTGAAGCGTATGAAAAAAACAAGGAAATCTCAGGAATAGAAAATATCGAGAATTCTATTGTTTTTCACGCAGGAACAAAATTAGAGAATGGAAAAGTTTTTACAAACGGAGGACGAGTTATGGCAATTACCTCTTTTGGTGATACCATTGAAGAAGCGTTAAAATTATCGTACAGTTCAATTGATAAAATTTCTTTTGACAAGATGAATTATAGAAAAGATATTGGTTTTGATTTGATATAA